Below is a genomic region from Candidatus Omnitrophota bacterium.
TAAGGACCGAGATTATATATTTTGGTTTCTGGTTGAATTCGCTAATTACCTTTATCTGGATTTTGGGAATAACCAATGCCTTTAATCTTCTTGACATCATGGACGGCCTGGCCGGCGGAGTGACTTTTATTGTAGCCAGCGCCTTTTTGCTGATCGGCTATTTTAATGCGGATTTAAACGTCCAGATTTTAAGCCTTATTTTATGCGTTTCCAGCGCCGGGTTTTTATTTTTTAATCTTTCTCCGGCAAAGGTATATTTAGGTAATTCCGGGAGCCATTTTTTCGGTTTCCTTGTGGCATCACTTGCTTTAATTACCCAATATGCATCCTCAAGCAATGCTTTTGCTTTAGCCACCCCGGTAATGATAGTAGGTTTGCCAGTCATAGATACGGTGTTACTTGTACTTTTCCGGCTGATTAAAAAAAGGCCGCCTTTTAAAAAAAGCAATGACCATATAGCTTTAAAAATAGGCTCTTTGGGGGTTTCACCCCTTAAGACTATCCTGATTATGTATTTACTGGGAGCTATTTTTGCTGCCTGCGGAGTTGGATTATCTAGAGTAAACAATATCTTCGGAGCCGTTATCATTATTTGTGTTTTCTTGCTTAGTATAGGAATCTT
It encodes:
- a CDS encoding MraY family glycosyltransferase — translated: MLNFIVVFLSALTFTIVFTFFLSKISLKFNLLKTGQIPLVGGLAAGLAFIISLALSIIMFNLAAGKVLVIAGASLLMLLLGVIDDLKELSVIQKLLGQAFCAILLMASGIRTEIIYFGFWLNSLITFIWILGITNAFNLLDIMDGLAGGVTFIVASAFLLIGYFNADLNVQILSLILCVSSAGFLFFNLSPAKVYLGNSGSHFFGFLVASLALITQYASSSNAFALATPVMIVGLPVIDTVLLVLFRLIKKRPPFKKSNDHIALKIGSLGVSPLKTILIMYLLGAIFAACGVGLSRVNNIFGAVIIICVFLLSIGIFLKFVKIETNV